The following coding sequences are from one Diadema setosum chromosome 9, eeDiaSeto1, whole genome shotgun sequence window:
- the LOC140232627 gene encoding 6-phosphogluconolactonase-like, whose amino-acid sequence MDSKKVHILPTGKIPDAVCSFVAEASREAIANRGAFYIGVSGGSVANFLGDGLPHLTDIQWEKWHIFFCDERHVPFDHADSTYRIYKEKLVGKTSLQENQLYGIKPDMSVEDAAKDYAEVVKKVPASSGGCCPVFDLLVLGMGPDGHTCSLFPGHNLLDETSLIVAPISDSPKPPPCRVTLTYPVINAARSAMFASTGAGKAVILQRVLEGKEDPPLPAAMVQLSEGTVHWFIDESAACELKSSY is encoded by the exons ATGGATTCCAAGAAGGTACACATCTTGCCAACAGGCAAAATTCCAGATGCAGTGTGCTCATTTGTGGCTGAGGCAAGCAGAGAAGCCATTGCGAATCGTGGGGCATTTTATATAGGAGTGTCCGGGGGCAGCGTGGCCAACTTCCTGGGTGACGGACTCCCCCATTTGACCGACATCCAGTGGGAAAAATGGCACATCTTCTTTTGCGATGAGAGACATGTTCCTTTTGACCACGCTGACAGCACATACAGAATTTACAAG GAAAAACTAGTTGGAAAAACCAGCCTTCAAGAGAATCAGTTGTATGGCATCAAGCCAGACATGTCTGTTGAAGATGCAGCCAAGGACTATGCAGAGGTGGTGAAGAAAGTTCCTGCAAGTAGTGGGGGATGTTGCCCAGTGTTTGACCTCTTGGTACTAGGAATGGGCCCTGACGGCCACACATGCTCCCTTTTTCCAGGGCACAATTTACTAGAT GAGACCTCTCTAATTGTGGCACCTATATCTGACTCGCCGAAACCCCCGCCCTGTCGAGTGACGCTGACATACCCTGTGATAAACGCTGCCAGGAGTGCCATGTTTGCTTCAACCGGTGCCGGAAAGGCAGTCATCCTCcag AGGGTGTTAGAAGGCAAGGAAGACCCACCCCTTCCAGCTGCCATGGTCCAACTCTCTGAAGGAACAGTGCATTGGTTCATAGATGAGTCTGCTGCATGCGAACTCAAGTCATCCTACTGA